The stretch of DNA ACGACATCCGCCGCGGCACCGTCGAACAGCCCGGACGGCAGGTCGGGGACGTTCTTCAGCGGGATGGTGACCACCACCACCTCGGCGTCCTTCGCCGCCTCGGTCACCGTGACCGGGGTGGCACCGGTCTCCTCGGCCAGGTCGGTCAGGGTGTGCGGGCCGCGCGAGTTGGCGACGGACACCTTGTGCCCCAGGGCGGTCAGACGCCGCGTGAGGTTGCCGCCGATGTTGCCCGCGCCGATGATGCCGATCCTCATGGAGTGTCCTTCCGGAAAGCTCGGATGTCTGCCGGCCATGGGGCGAGTCCACCCCGACCTCGTGATCGGCAACCGGTCCGGCACGCCCTTTGTTCCCCGCCGCGCCCTCCGTCGTCCGGCCCGCCGGAACCATGTTCGGGCTCTCCCGGTGACGTATGCGGGCCACCCGCCGGATGGCGTACGGCTCCCCGCCGGGTCCCTCCCCGGGTGTCCTGCCGGCTCTCCCGGACCCGGCGGGGATACCGTCTCAGCGTCCCGCCCGGCCCCGCCGGTGCCTGCCACCCGTCCGCGCCCGCCACCGACCGCCCCCACCCGCGCCGTCCGCCCGTGCCCGCCGCCCACCCGCCCGCGCCCGCACCCGCCCGATGAGATCCGGACCATCGCTTCGCCGCACGCCCACCACCGGGAGCAGCCATGCCCGTCCCCAGCCGTGAGTGGCACCTCGTCGCCTGTCCGGTCGGGGAGCCGGCGCCCTCCGACTTCGCCCTGGTGACCACGGCCGTGCCGGACCCGGGTCCCGGTCAGGTCCTGGTGCGCAACGACCACCTCTCCGTCGACCCGGCGATGCGCGGCCGGATGAGCCCGGACGTGCCCGGGGTGCGCCCGTTCGAGCTGGGCCGGGCGATGGAGGGCCGGGCCGTGGGCACGGTCGTCGCCTCCCGGTGCCGGCAGGTGCCCGCCGGCACCACCGTCGTCCACCGCCTCGGCTGGCGTGAGTACGCGCTGCTGGAGGCCGCGGACGTCCGGGCCGTGGACACCCGGGTGGCCCCCGCCCCGGCCTGGCTGGGGGTGCTGGGCACCCCCGGCCTCACCGCCTGGGCGGGGCTGACCGAGATCGCCCCGGTGCGCCCGGGGGACGTCGTCCTGGTCTCCGCCGCGGCGGGCGCCGTCGGGTCGGTGGCGGGACAGCTCGCCCGGCGACTGGGCGCCGGCACGGTCATCGGGTCGGCCGGCGGCCCGTGGAAGGCCCGGCGCCTCGTCGAGCGGTACCGGTTCGACGCCGCGATCGACCACCGGGCCGGCGACCTGGCCGGCCGGCTCGCCGAGGCCGCGCCGGAGGGGGTGGACGTCTACTTCGACAACGTGGGCGGGGACCACCTGGAGGCCGCGCTCGCCGCGATGAACCCCGGTGGCCGCATCGCGCTGTGCGGCGCGATCTCCGTCTACAACGCCACCGAGCCGCCGCCGGGGCCGAGCAACCTGCCGCTGGCCATCACCAAGCGCCTCACGCTGCGCGGCATGCACGTCGGTGACCACGAGCACCTCGCCGCCGATTACGTCCGCCGGGCCGCCGACTGGCTCCGGGACGGCACCCTCATCGCCGACGAGACGGTCACCGACGGCATCGGCGGTGCGGTGGACGCCTTCCTCGCCATGATGCGCGGCGACACCGTCGGGAAGACCCTGGTCCGCCTCGCCGGGGGGCCGTCCGGCCCCCGGACTCCGGGCGCCGCTTCCGCCGGGTGACGGCGGATCAGGCCCGCGGTGCCGGCCCGGGCCGCCGGATGGCCCGGCAGCCCGCGGCCCTGGCCGGATCCCCGCCGCCGGCCCGGCCAGAGGCCCGCCCCGCACTCTGTCACG from Streptomyces pactum encodes:
- a CDS encoding NADP-dependent oxidoreductase produces the protein MPVPSREWHLVACPVGEPAPSDFALVTTAVPDPGPGQVLVRNDHLSVDPAMRGRMSPDVPGVRPFELGRAMEGRAVGTVVASRCRQVPAGTTVVHRLGWREYALLEAADVRAVDTRVAPAPAWLGVLGTPGLTAWAGLTEIAPVRPGDVVLVSAAAGAVGSVAGQLARRLGAGTVIGSAGGPWKARRLVERYRFDAAIDHRAGDLAGRLAEAAPEGVDVYFDNVGGDHLEAALAAMNPGGRIALCGAISVYNATEPPPGPSNLPLAITKRLTLRGMHVGDHEHLAADYVRRAADWLRDGTLIADETVTDGIGGAVDAFLAMMRGDTVGKTLVRLAGGPSGPRTPGAASAG